One genomic region from bacterium encodes:
- a CDS encoding integration host factor subunit beta — MNKEELVARVADNTGQSKQAAREVLEAFLDVVGESLGEGQNIELRGFGSFKVKSRRERVARNPQTGEKVEVPRRFVPVFKASSALSGKLADK; from the coding sequence ATGAACAAAGAGGAACTTGTCGCCAGGGTGGCCGACAACACCGGCCAGAGCAAACAGGCCGCCCGGGAGGTGTTGGAGGCTTTTCTTGACGTGGTGGGCGAAAGCCTGGGCGAGGGACAGAATATCGAACTGCGCGGTTTCGGCTCGTTCAAGGTGAAAAGCCGCCGCGAGCGGGTCGCGCGCAACCCGCAGACCGGCGAGAAAGTGGAGGTCCCGCGGCGCTTTGTCCCGGTGTTCAAGGCCTCCAGCGCCCTGAGCGGCAAGCTGGCCGACAAGTAG